The following DNA comes from Thalassomonas viridans.
TTTGAGCGTGTAAAATATAAAGATAAACCTTGTCTGTGAAACCGAACAGATTAAATATTGGTCACGGTGTTGATACTTTCAGCCAAACCTTTCAAGTTTGATTATTGATAGCCTGCCTTTAACCGATAGAGGGTAATCACGACAGGCTGTTACACAAAGTTAATGGTAAACTTTATTATTCCTGCGCCACTAACCAGTCGATCGCTTCAATAATGGCTTCGGGCTTGTCAAAAGTTACCAGGTGGTCGGTATTGGTCAGCGGGATATATTGGCCGCCAGACTCTGCGGCAACTTCCTGGCTCCATTGGCTGCCTTCTTCGGCCCATTGGATCAGTGCTTCCTGTCCTTCGGTTGCCTCGGCAATTTCCGGTTGTTCAAAGTCGCTGTCGATCACGCTGATTTTTATGTCGGTTAATAACGGAAGCTCCTTAACGTTATTTAAATCGTCATAGTAATTGCTAATTTCAATGGCACGGGTTGTTTGCTGCGGTATGGTCAGGCGGCGCTGGCTGACCAGGTCAAAATAACTCCAGTCCATTAAAGACGCTGTTGCTTCGCCAACCAGGCCGGCGACTTCTTCCCGCTCCAGGGTGATTTTTCCGGCGCTTCGTTCTGTCCAGTTTCCTTCGCCGATATGTGGAATGATATCGTTAATACGTCTGTGGTACCAGTCAACAGTCCCCCCCTGGTACATGGCAATTGAATGGGGCAAGAAAATATCCGGGTCTATCCACAGCATATTTTTGATTTTAACGTTCGCATCATTTTGGTATTTATCCTGAAACAGGCGGGCGGTGATATTGGCGCTGGCGAAGGCCACCAGGGTAACTTCTGTTTCACCCAGCTCTGGCAGCAGCTGATACAGGTCATCAACAAAGCCGGTATATGAAGCATTATCGTCAAAACTGCTCCAGGCATTGCCGGCCCTGTCTATTGCATATACGCGATATTTATACGCCAGCTGGGGTTGCAGTCTGGCAAACCAGGCGCTGTCGCTGTGAAAATTTTTATTGGGGCCAGAAAGTAAAATTACCGCCGGACCTGAGTTGTTTTCCCCCATGGCACGAACATGCAGGCTTTTTTCACCTATGGCGTGCACCTGGGAATATTGCGGCAGCGAAGGCTGGTCGTGACTGTCAAAAAAGTTAAGGATTTCCCGGCTGCTGTCAAACCGGCTATAGCTCCACTGATGGCCGCCACCGGTAACGCTGTATAACTGGGTTTTAATATCGTTATTTTCAAAAGCGGT
Coding sequences within:
- a CDS encoding alpha/beta hydrolase gives rise to the protein MTNHNLIKTAIFSLGFTLLSACNSSGGGKVDEVQPEPVPNPDMVVLDDRSYLLKLPARFSADKEYKLLLAFHGSGSNSEAMQSIAGFEQKSEDYIVAYPQSKVEEWNEGCGCNKPARLGINDLGFVDDVIADISNNYKIIPGEIYAAGFSQGGLFSQNLLCKRSETFKAIASVASPMSEQLSHSCTIAQPTSYMMVHGLADTILPYQGQEHSNFGLISSPDAVQLLARQNGSTDLVDVGWQYADTVALTAFENNDIKTQLYSVTGGGHQWSYSRFDSSREILNFFDSHDQPSLPQYSQVHAIGEKSLHVRAMGENNSGPAVILLSGPNKNFHSDSAWFARLQPQLAYKYRVYAIDRAGNAWSSFDDNASYTGFVDDLYQLLPELGETEVTLVAFASANITARLFQDKYQNDANVKIKNMLWIDPDIFLPHSIAMYQGGTVDWYHRRINDIIPHIGEGNWTERSAGKITLEREEVAGLVGEATASLMDWSYFDLVSQRRLTIPQQTTRAIEISNYYDDLNNVKELPLLTDIKISVIDSDFEQPEIAEATEGQEALIQWAEEGSQWSQEVAAESGGQYIPLTNTDHLVTFDKPEAIIEAIDWLVAQE